The following proteins come from a genomic window of Halorussus halophilus:
- a CDS encoding DEAD/DEAH box helicase, whose amino-acid sequence MEVAEVVPKFTEAFPFEEFNPMQREVVPALLEGEENVVASAPTASGKTALAELAICRTLQEGGTALFVAPMRALTNEKESEWERFEELGYSVYVVTGERDLNPRRAERADILVMTPEKTDSATRKHDSRRYSFIRDVDCVVIDEVHLLDSEKRGSVLEVTISRMRRLCDPRVVALSATMPNVEDVAEWLDAPPENTFEFGDDYRPVDLHSGVETYTHGDNSFADKYRRLYRALDLAEPHIRDDGQALVFVSSRQDTVQAAKKARDEIGERDIPVGARGDYDFHNDAKELQNDTLRKSVLDGVAFHHAGLSKADKDKVEQWFKEDKIQLLFSTSTLAWGVNLPARCVVLRDTKLHDPLEGEVDMSPLDILQMLGRAGRPKYDDVGYGWVVCDRSEADKYRRLLEEGKEIESRLDEDLDAHLNAEIAMGTIRGLEDVMDWLETTFYYVRAKNNPDEYDFESLRERVRTKLNRLVDRGFVETGEDLSVSGSPLGRLASKFYLRMETAEQFHEVAQQDEVRTSDILQAVADAAEFDSVSARQSEREAVNSVLVGQETGDLEAGPRKVLAILHSSMTGATPGELRSDAWVITQNALRLLAALRAFLERFDCPQAANLASRVEARIEHGVSDDAVGLTAIDGVGSGRASKLAQEGLATPADVRAAGVDGLVDAGLTSGVAEQVLGSASDLPRAKIEWGSFPSEVAQGENDMREVVVRNAGDGRTVGIRVTVNGVEMTETTTYLDGETTVPVGVFGGTDDEMEYTVEVVFPDLPLVPTTDSRTVQVE is encoded by the coding sequence ATGGAAGTCGCCGAGGTCGTCCCCAAGTTCACCGAGGCGTTCCCCTTCGAGGAGTTCAACCCGATGCAGCGCGAGGTCGTCCCCGCGCTGTTGGAGGGCGAGGAGAACGTCGTCGCGAGCGCGCCGACCGCCAGCGGGAAGACCGCGCTGGCCGAACTGGCAATCTGTCGGACGCTACAGGAGGGCGGCACCGCCCTGTTCGTCGCGCCGATGCGCGCGCTCACCAACGAGAAGGAGAGCGAATGGGAACGCTTCGAGGAATTGGGCTACTCTGTCTACGTCGTCACGGGCGAGCGCGACCTGAACCCCCGGCGCGCCGAGCGCGCCGACATCCTCGTGATGACGCCAGAGAAGACCGACTCGGCGACTCGAAAACACGACTCGCGGCGCTACTCGTTCATCCGGGACGTTGACTGCGTCGTCATCGACGAGGTCCACCTGCTCGACTCCGAGAAGCGCGGGAGCGTCCTCGAAGTGACCATCTCCCGGATGCGGCGACTCTGTGACCCGCGCGTCGTCGCGCTCTCGGCGACCATGCCGAACGTCGAAGACGTGGCCGAGTGGCTCGACGCCCCGCCGGAGAACACCTTCGAGTTCGGCGACGACTACCGCCCGGTAGACCTCCACTCGGGCGTCGAAACGTACACGCACGGAGACAACTCCTTCGCCGACAAGTACCGCCGACTGTATCGCGCGCTGGACCTCGCCGAACCGCACATCCGCGACGACGGCCAAGCACTCGTCTTCGTCTCGTCTCGGCAGGACACCGTGCAGGCCGCGAAGAAGGCCCGCGACGAAATCGGTGAGCGCGACATCCCCGTCGGCGCGCGCGGCGACTACGACTTCCACAACGACGCGAAGGAACTCCAGAACGACACCCTGCGAAAGTCCGTCCTCGACGGCGTGGCGTTCCACCACGCCGGACTCTCGAAGGCCGACAAGGACAAAGTGGAACAGTGGTTCAAGGAGGACAAAATACAACTCCTGTTCTCCACCTCCACGCTCGCGTGGGGCGTCAACCTCCCCGCGCGCTGCGTCGTCCTCCGGGACACGAAGCTCCACGACCCCTTGGAGGGCGAGGTGGACATGAGTCCGCTCGACATCCTCCAGATGCTCGGGCGGGCTGGGCGACCGAAGTACGACGACGTGGGCTACGGGTGGGTCGTCTGCGACCGCTCGGAGGCCGACAAGTACCGGCGACTTCTCGAGGAAGGCAAGGAGATAGAGTCGAGACTGGACGAAGATTTAGACGCGCATCTGAACGCCGAAATCGCGATGGGGACCATCCGGGGCCTCGAAGACGTGATGGACTGGTTGGAGACGACGTTCTACTACGTCCGTGCGAAGAACAACCCCGACGAGTACGACTTCGAGAGTCTGCGCGAGCGCGTTCGAACGAAACTCAACCGCCTCGTCGATAGGGGGTTCGTCGAAACTGGCGAGGACCTCTCGGTTTCAGGGTCGCCGCTCGGCCGCCTCGCTTCGAAGTTCTACCTCCGGATGGAGACCGCAGAGCAGTTCCACGAGGTCGCCCAGCAAGACGAAGTCAGGACCTCCGACATTCTCCAAGCCGTCGCAGACGCCGCGGAGTTCGACAGCGTGAGCGCACGGCAATCCGAGCGCGAGGCGGTGAACTCCGTCCTCGTCGGTCAGGAGACGGGCGACCTCGAAGCAGGTCCCCGGAAAGTACTCGCTATCCTGCACTCCTCGATGACGGGCGCGACCCCCGGCGAACTGCGAAGCGACGCGTGGGTCATCACGCAGAACGCGCTCCGACTGCTCGCCGCGCTTCGGGCGTTCCTCGAACGATTCGACTGTCCACAGGCCGCGAACCTCGCCAGTCGGGTCGAAGCACGAATCGAACACGGCGTCAGCGACGACGCCGTCGGCCTGACTGCCATCGACGGCGTGGGGTCTGGCCGAGCGAGCAAACTCGCCCAAGAAGGGCTCGCAACGCCCGCAGACGTTCGCGCGGCAGGCGTCGATGGACTCGTGGACGCGGGTCTCACCTCGGGCGTCGCCGAACAGGTTCTCGGAAGCGCGAGCGACCTCCCGCGCGCCAAAATCGAGTGGGGGTCGTTCCCCAGCGAAGTCGCGCAGGGCGAAAACGACATGCGGGAAGTCGTCGTCCGAAACGCTGGCGACGGCCGAACCGTCGGCATCCGCGTGACTGTCAACGGCGTCGAGATGACCGAAACGACGACGTACCTCGACGGCGAGACGACCGTTCCAGTTGGGGTCTTCGGCGGCACTGACGACGAGATGGAGTACACCGTCGAAGTCGTCTTCCCCGACTTGCCACTAGTGCCGACGACGGACTCGCGGACGGTACAGGTCGAGTGA
- a CDS encoding topoisomerase DNA-binding C4 zinc finger domain-containing protein: MSETVSLLAGECTTEYQGRSTADDRTQRGRVVVVHKPDDTVLVHDAEGYQPVAWLTRADAVYREQSQSEQGNNQIALVAVKDGERLRVQAHDVEQVEMEGTAAGSPVGTCPNCRSPLVRARGAVTCLGCETEHGLPRDAAVLETTCDCGLPEMTVERGDRFELCVDRTCENLDEAIRKRFDREWPCPDCDGDLRVLREGALFLGCENYPDCDASLGLPKERVVGTCECGLPKVGSGVGSDSDGDAGPRCLGDCGETAET; encoded by the coding sequence ATGTCCGAGACAGTCAGTCTCCTCGCCGGAGAGTGTACGACGGAGTATCAGGGTCGCTCGACGGCCGACGACCGAACGCAACGCGGTCGCGTGGTCGTCGTCCACAAGCCAGACGACACGGTCCTCGTCCACGACGCAGAGGGGTACCAGCCAGTGGCGTGGCTCACCCGCGCCGACGCAGTGTACCGCGAGCAGAGTCAGAGCGAACAGGGTAATAACCAAATCGCACTCGTCGCGGTGAAGGACGGCGAACGCCTCCGCGTGCAGGCCCACGACGTAGAACAGGTGGAGATGGAAGGAACCGCCGCAGGTAGTCCAGTCGGCACCTGCCCGAACTGTCGCTCGCCACTCGTCCGCGCTCGCGGCGCAGTGACGTGCCTCGGCTGTGAGACGGAACACGGCCTGCCACGAGACGCGGCCGTCCTCGAAACGACGTGCGACTGCGGCCTGCCGGAGATGACCGTCGAGCGCGGCGACCGCTTCGAACTCTGCGTGGACCGCACCTGCGAGAATCTGGACGAAGCCATCCGCAAGCGGTTCGACCGCGAGTGGCCTTGTCCCGACTGCGACGGCGACCTACGAGTGCTTCGGGAGGGCGCGCTGTTTCTGGGCTGTGAGAACTATCCCGACTGCGACGCGTCGTTGGGACTGCCGAAAGAACGGGTCGTCGGGACTTGTGAGTGTGGCCTTCCGAAAGTCGGGTCGGGAGTCGGGTCAGACAGTGACGGCGATGCAGGCCCGCGCTGTCTCGGCGACTGCGGGGAGACGGCAGAAACGTAG
- a CDS encoding HAD family hydrolase translates to MKSKAVLFDMDGVIVDSERHWVPTEEEEIFPDVVADGTPTDETTGMNFREIYDYLDANYETTVEKDAFVERYEEAARDIYGEKVELMTGFEDLVADLRAEGVQIALVSSSPPDWIERMLDRFDLHDAFDEVISAEHIAGDGKPAPDIYEHAAVEVGVEPEECVAVEDSENGIAAAKAAGMACIGYRNKSEEVLDLSEADAVVDSPDALRDELLG, encoded by the coding sequence GTGAAATCGAAGGCTGTGCTGTTCGACATGGACGGCGTCATCGTCGATTCCGAGCGCCACTGGGTCCCGACCGAGGAGGAGGAAATCTTCCCCGACGTGGTGGCGGACGGAACGCCCACCGACGAGACGACCGGGATGAACTTCCGAGAGATCTACGACTACCTCGACGCGAACTACGAGACGACCGTCGAAAAGGACGCGTTCGTAGAACGCTACGAGGAGGCCGCCCGCGACATCTACGGCGAGAAGGTCGAGCTGATGACCGGATTCGAGGACCTCGTGGCCGACCTTCGCGCGGAGGGTGTGCAAATCGCGCTGGTCTCCTCGTCGCCACCGGACTGGATAGAGCGCATGCTCGACCGCTTCGACCTCCACGACGCGTTCGACGAGGTCATCAGCGCCGAACATATCGCGGGCGACGGCAAACCGGCCCCCGACATCTACGAACACGCCGCGGTCGAAGTCGGGGTGGAACCCGAAGAGTGCGTCGCAGTCGAGGACTCCGAAAACGGCATCGCGGCCGCGAAAGCCGCGGGAATGGCCTGTATCGGTTACCGGAACAAGTCCGAGGAAGTGCTGGACTTGTCGGAAGCGGACGCCGTTGTCGATTCTCCCGACGCGCTCCGAGACGAACTGCTCGGCTAA